Proteins encoded by one window of Thermococcus sp. JdF3:
- a CDS encoding elongation factor EF-2 encodes MGRREEMVAKIKELMTQPERIRNMGIAAHIDHGKTTLSDNLLAGAGMISEELAGKQLVLDFDEQEQARGITINAANVSMVHNYEGQDYLINLIDTPGHVDFGGDVTRAMRAIDGAIIVVDAVEGVMPQTETVLRQALREYVKPVLFINKVDRLIKELKLGPNDILQRFAKIITDVNRLIKKYAPDEFKNQWFVKVEDGSVAFGSAYYNWALSVPYMKKTGVSFKDIVELTNSGDLKTLRQKAPLHVVVLDMVVKHLPNPLEAQKYRIPHLWRGDVESEVGQAMMNCDPKGKMVMVVTKIILDKHAGEVSTGRVWSGTVKTGQEVYLINAKRKARIQQVGIYMGPERVNMEAVPAGNIVAVTGLRDAMAGETVSQEQIEPFEALHYASEPVVTVAIEAKNVKDLPKLIEALRQLAKEDPTLHVKIDEETGQHLLSGMGELHLEVKLVKLKEDWKLDVDVSPPIVVYRESVSKISPIVEGKSPNKHNRFYITVEPLPDEIYEAIHEGLIPEGRPKDPKAVAKKLAELGMDYEVAKGIVDIYHGNIFLDNTKGIQYLNEVMDLLVDGFHQAMDEGPLAKEPVMKVMVRLHDAKIHEDNVHRGPAQIYPAIRSAIQCAMMKAQPILYEPYQKVIINVPYEYMGAVSREINQRRGQLIDMRQEGEVMIIISEAPVAEMFGFAGAIRGATSGRALWSTEHAGFKRVPGELATNIIRQIRQRKGLDPNPPREQDVCPQQ; translated from the coding sequence ATGGGAAGAAGGGAAGAGATGGTTGCGAAGATTAAAGAACTCATGACCCAGCCCGAGAGGATCAGGAACATGGGTATTGCCGCTCATATTGACCACGGTAAGACGACGCTGAGCGACAACCTGCTTGCCGGTGCTGGGATGATAAGCGAGGAGCTCGCCGGAAAGCAGCTCGTCCTTGACTTCGACGAGCAGGAGCAGGCGAGAGGAATCACCATCAACGCGGCCAACGTGTCGATGGTTCACAACTACGAGGGTCAGGACTACCTCATCAACCTCATCGACACCCCGGGTCACGTTGACTTCGGTGGTGACGTTACCAGGGCCATGCGTGCCATCGACGGTGCCATCATCGTCGTTGATGCCGTCGAGGGTGTTATGCCGCAGACCGAGACCGTTCTCAGGCAGGCCCTGAGGGAGTACGTCAAGCCGGTTCTCTTCATCAACAAGGTTGACCGTCTCATCAAGGAGCTCAAGCTCGGCCCGAACGACATCCTCCAGAGGTTCGCCAAGATCATCACCGACGTCAACAGGCTCATCAAGAAGTACGCCCCGGACGAGTTCAAGAACCAGTGGTTCGTCAAGGTCGAGGACGGTAGCGTTGCCTTCGGAAGTGCCTACTACAACTGGGCCCTCAGCGTTCCCTACATGAAGAAGACCGGCGTTTCCTTCAAGGACATCGTCGAGCTCACCAACAGCGGCGACCTCAAGACCCTCAGGCAGAAGGCTCCGCTCCACGTCGTCGTCCTCGATATGGTCGTCAAGCACCTGCCGAACCCGCTCGAGGCCCAGAAGTACAGGATCCCGCACCTCTGGAGGGGCGACGTCGAGAGCGAGGTCGGCCAGGCCATGATGAACTGCGACCCGAAGGGCAAGATGGTCATGGTCGTCACCAAGATCATCCTCGACAAGCACGCCGGTGAGGTTTCAACCGGCCGTGTCTGGAGCGGTACGGTTAAGACCGGTCAGGAGGTCTACCTCATCAACGCCAAGAGGAAGGCCAGGATCCAGCAGGTCGGTATCTACATGGGTCCCGAGAGGGTCAACATGGAGGCTGTTCCGGCCGGTAACATCGTCGCCGTCACCGGACTGCGCGACGCCATGGCCGGTGAGACCGTCTCCCAGGAGCAGATCGAGCCGTTCGAGGCCCTCCACTACGCCAGCGAGCCGGTCGTTACCGTCGCCATCGAGGCCAAGAACGTTAAGGACCTTCCGAAGCTCATCGAGGCCCTCCGCCAGCTCGCCAAGGAGGACCCGACCCTCCACGTCAAGATCGACGAGGAGACCGGCCAGCACCTCCTCAGCGGTATGGGTGAGCTCCACCTCGAGGTCAAGCTCGTCAAGCTCAAGGAGGACTGGAAGCTCGACGTCGATGTCAGCCCGCCGATCGTCGTTTACCGCGAGAGCGTCAGCAAGATCAGCCCGATAGTCGAAGGAAAGTCCCCGAACAAGCACAACAGGTTCTACATCACCGTGGAGCCGCTTCCGGACGAGATATACGAGGCCATCCACGAGGGACTCATCCCCGAGGGCAGGCCGAAGGACCCGAAGGCCGTCGCCAAGAAGCTCGCCGAGCTCGGCATGGACTACGAGGTCGCCAAGGGCATAGTTGACATATACCACGGCAACATATTCCTCGACAACACCAAGGGTATCCAGTACCTCAACGAGGTCATGGACCTCCTCGTCGACGGATTCCACCAGGCCATGGACGAGGGTCCGCTCGCCAAGGAGCCGGTCATGAAGGTCATGGTCAGGCTCCACGACGCCAAGATCCACGAGGACAACGTCCACCGCGGTCCTGCCCAGATCTACCCGGCCATCAGGAGTGCCATCCAGTGCGCCATGATGAAGGCCCAGCCGATCCTCTACGAGCCGTACCAGAAGGTCATCATCAACGTGCCCTACGAGTACATGGGTGCCGTCAGCAGGGAGATCAACCAGAGGCGCGGCCAGCTCATCGACATGAGGCAGGAGGGCGAGGTCATGATCATCATCTCGGAGGCCCCGGTCGCCGAGATGTTCGGATTCGCCGGAGCCATCCGTGGCGCCACCAGCGGAAGGGCCCTCTGGAGCACCGAGCACGCCGGCTTCAAGAGGGTTCCGGGAGAGCTGGCCACCAACATCATCAGGCAGATCAGGCAGAGGAAGGGTCTCGACCCGAACCCGCCGAGGGAGCAGGACGTCTGCCCGCAGCAGTGA
- a CDS encoding HD domain-containing protein has product MKLVHDPIHGHIELDDFAVRLVDTPEFQRLRRITQLGLAFLAYPSARHTRFEHSLGAFHLARKIAGYNPEIDDGAVYAALLHDLGHYPFSHTLETLYPRHEENTKWFIRHGEIGDAVRERYSLGEFLKFLKHPLVSGDIDADRMDYLVRDAYYTGAAYGLVDLDRLVRNLVWKDGMLIVGEKGAIAAQNLLLARSMMYPTVYQHHVSKIASAMLVTAVELEGIPSEEIRTMDEVDLIARLRASERAEVRELVRAIDDRRLYKRVLYSASDPGGDAVAELRGELEAEFGHLAIVDYPPKPKFGEKNAFVEAERELKRLSEVSPLVRSLVELKDTHWRWGVYARADVRERVERFLGAFFD; this is encoded by the coding sequence ATGAAGCTCGTCCACGACCCCATACACGGCCACATCGAGCTCGACGACTTCGCGGTCAGGCTTGTTGATACCCCCGAGTTTCAGCGCCTCAGGCGGATAACCCAGCTCGGCCTGGCTTTTCTCGCCTACCCTTCTGCCAGGCACACCCGCTTCGAGCACTCCCTCGGAGCCTTCCACCTCGCCAGGAAAATCGCCGGATATAATCCAGAGATTGATGATGGGGCCGTTTACGCGGCTTTGCTCCACGACCTCGGCCACTACCCCTTCAGCCACACGCTTGAGACCCTCTACCCGAGGCACGAGGAGAACACGAAATGGTTCATAAGGCACGGTGAAATCGGGGACGCGGTGAGGGAGCGCTATTCCCTCGGCGAGTTCCTCAAGTTCCTCAAGCACCCCCTCGTGAGCGGAGATATAGACGCCGACAGGATGGATTACCTGGTGCGTGACGCCTACTACACCGGCGCAGCCTACGGCCTGGTTGACCTCGACAGGCTCGTGAGGAACCTGGTGTGGAAGGATGGCATGCTCATCGTTGGGGAAAAGGGGGCAATAGCTGCCCAGAACCTGCTCCTGGCGAGGAGTATGATGTATCCCACCGTTTACCAGCACCACGTCTCAAAGATAGCGAGTGCCATGCTCGTAACGGCCGTTGAGCTCGAAGGAATTCCCTCCGAGGAAATACGCACCATGGACGAGGTTGATTTGATAGCACGGCTCAGGGCGAGTGAAAGGGCAGAGGTTCGGGAGCTTGTTCGGGCGATAGACGATAGAAGGCTCTACAAGCGTGTTCTCTACAGTGCCAGCGACCCTGGAGGGGACGCTGTTGCCGAACTTCGGGGAGAGCTTGAGGCCGAGTTCGGACACCTCGCCATCGTTGACTATCCCCCCAAACCCAAGTTCGGGGAGAAGAACGCCTTCGTGGAGGCCGAAAGGGAACTGAAGCGCCTCAGCGAGGTCTCGCCCCTCGTCCGCTCGCTAGTGGAGCTGAAGGACACCCACTGGCGATGGGGCGTTTACGCGAGGGCCGACGTGAGGGAGCGGGTTGAAAGGTTTCTGGGGGCCTTCTTTGATTGA
- a CDS encoding GTP cyclohydrolase IV, translating into MPIFETQEETPKIKERLHRVGITNLRSVAKINWKGKVYTFLPLFEITIDVPEEKKGIHMSRLVESITEAMSEAVEEEVMEAHPSLEELGRAIISRLEGKHPHRRAEVWIRTHLIIPRQTPASGKITYEPYDVEVGVIKHYDGAFEKVLRVKVIGNTACPHAMANNNGKTHIQRAIGELEVRTPFDEEIALEDMIDVVESSFSHPTYTLLKTVDENAVVQGMFANPKFVEDVAREIFAKAKERFKGRIHVKVISNESIHKHDVIAETWS; encoded by the coding sequence ATGCCGATATTTGAGACCCAGGAGGAGACCCCGAAAATAAAGGAGCGCCTTCACCGCGTCGGAATCACCAACCTGCGGAGCGTTGCGAAGATAAACTGGAAGGGGAAGGTTTACACGTTCCTCCCGCTCTTCGAGATAACCATCGACGTCCCCGAGGAGAAGAAGGGAATCCACATGAGCAGGCTGGTCGAGAGCATAACCGAGGCCATGAGCGAGGCCGTCGAGGAGGAGGTCATGGAGGCCCATCCCTCCCTTGAGGAGCTTGGGAGGGCAATAATCAGCCGTCTGGAAGGGAAACACCCCCACAGGAGGGCCGAGGTCTGGATAAGGACGCACCTCATAATCCCGAGGCAGACCCCAGCCAGCGGAAAGATCACCTACGAGCCCTACGACGTCGAGGTCGGGGTCATAAAGCACTACGACGGGGCCTTTGAGAAGGTTCTCCGCGTCAAGGTCATCGGAAACACCGCCTGCCCCCACGCCATGGCCAACAACAACGGGAAGACCCACATACAGAGGGCGATAGGCGAGCTTGAGGTTAGAACCCCCTTCGATGAGGAGATAGCGCTGGAGGACATGATCGACGTGGTTGAGAGCTCGTTCAGCCACCCGACGTACACCCTGCTGAAGACGGTGGACGAGAACGCGGTCGTGCAGGGTATGTTCGCCAACCCGAAGTTCGTCGAGGACGTCGCGCGTGAGATATTCGCCAAGGCGAAGGAGAGGTTCAAGGGCAGGATCCACGTGAAGGTCATCAGCAACGAGAGCATCCACAAGCACGACGTCATAGCCGAGACGTGGAGCTGA
- a CDS encoding DUF4129 domain-containing protein: MEARKTTTLVMLTIVVTFALIQSSTVHGGTTAFNFEWYFFLSSLFLFGAAGYVVKLAIEGRLGAHGVRNGKSNPLAGIITLIAMMVAVYLLFFNRRPEKLVEGGEVGRTLEGVWYNVTSGDFVVVWRQFPGWAYLIPFILFIVIVLTAKRVKKGRPVPEVKFEPELTYDAIEGTPVEKVIRMYKNVVAGLVEKGYPYRKSWTHWEHEEKLKEIFPDLKDLDVLTRLFEKARYAERLSDGDVAAARESYDRLMEFLR, encoded by the coding sequence ATGGAGGCGCGAAAAACTACCACACTCGTCATGCTGACCATAGTGGTTACCTTCGCCCTCATCCAGTCCTCAACAGTCCACGGCGGCACGACGGCCTTTAACTTCGAGTGGTACTTCTTCCTATCCTCGCTCTTTCTCTTCGGTGCCGCCGGTTACGTCGTCAAGCTGGCCATCGAGGGCCGTCTCGGCGCACACGGTGTGAGGAACGGGAAGAGCAACCCTCTGGCAGGGATAATAACGCTCATTGCTATGATGGTCGCGGTTTATCTGCTCTTCTTCAACAGGAGGCCCGAGAAGCTGGTGGAGGGCGGGGAGGTGGGCAGGACCCTCGAGGGGGTCTGGTACAACGTCACCTCGGGCGATTTCGTGGTGGTGTGGAGGCAGTTCCCGGGCTGGGCATATCTAATCCCGTTCATCCTCTTCATCGTCATCGTGCTCACCGCCAAGAGGGTGAAAAAGGGCCGGCCCGTTCCGGAGGTCAAGTTTGAACCTGAACTTACCTACGACGCTATCGAGGGAACGCCCGTTGAGAAGGTTATTCGAATGTACAAGAACGTTGTCGCGGGCCTCGTGGAGAAGGGATATCCCTACCGGAAGAGCTGGACCCACTGGGAGCACGAGGAGAAGCTGAAGGAGATATTTCCCGACCTCAAGGACCTGGACGTTCTTACCCGGCTCTTCGAGAAAGCCAGGTACGCCGAGAGATTGAGTGATGGGGACGTCGCTGCCGCCCGCGAGAGCTACGACAGACTCATGGAGTTCCTCAGGTAG
- a CDS encoding DUF1699 family protein, which yields MRVEIKARNNAELIAKLGESLNEDVTEVYINLRPTKEILVRILERAPNVRKISCPPSLYPKVSKRVIAALAQMGIELVPEGYPRGRPRKYNERTIREVQNLLMKGVPAKEISTRMGIPLRTVYYMIERTSKADRT from the coding sequence ATGCGGGTGGAGATAAAGGCGCGCAACAACGCCGAGCTGATAGCAAAGCTCGGGGAGTCCCTGAACGAGGATGTTACCGAGGTATACATCAACCTCCGTCCGACGAAGGAGATACTCGTAAGGATACTCGAGCGGGCCCCCAACGTGCGCAAAATCTCCTGTCCCCCCAGCCTCTACCCCAAGGTCTCCAAGAGGGTCATAGCGGCACTCGCCCAGATGGGCATAGAACTCGTCCCCGAGGGTTACCCCCGCGGGAGGCCCCGGAAGTACAACGAACGCACCATCCGGGAGGTCCAGAACCTCCTGATGAAGGGGGTGCCCGCCAAGGAGATAAGCACCCGCATGGGCATCCCCCTGAGGACAGTTTACTATATGATAGAGCGCACCTCCAAGGCCGACCGCACATGA
- a CDS encoding DUF530 family protein, producing the protein MTTTEELVAQVNKILDDIGIDMDGLFETFDIPSISLRLKENLSLLQELEDDLSRRVGEATPSTGFSDKKNKDPHIQWIYKKKRNRVLALERLRSAITAHKMALALISANYTFFMGKKLVDPKELTRENVERIRAVPNPVQIGRVEVLPYLAYSGDVLRLLARESVDVRESFKFIKGKLREKGTVRTRGLRIEVEYWENNRLKKTRLDLPADADIEAELRQRYGRRFRWRVLSFVKTRGVLINNHYTVDNLALAYSILDPENGARKLGLDLFRYYFLTSENDRENLGLYPDIRLCIDCHYSIFDLPFTEEKGFRTGHGSMLLIRKCEMEKAMVGRRKDIANVPNHLLGGVLLYGMSEYSEDRVAEILGIQADELVEAVKKFVISGLHRRLFADTKKFEKFLPKSDKAKQFLALLQG; encoded by the coding sequence ATGACGACGACTGAAGAGCTCGTCGCGCAGGTCAACAAGATCCTGGACGATATTGGGATAGACATGGACGGGTTATTCGAAACCTTCGACATCCCGTCCATCTCCCTCCGCCTTAAGGAGAACCTCTCGCTCCTTCAGGAGCTTGAGGACGACCTTTCAAGGCGCGTGGGCGAGGCCACACCCTCGACCGGGTTCTCGGACAAAAAGAACAAGGACCCCCACATCCAGTGGATATACAAGAAGAAGCGCAACCGCGTCCTGGCCCTTGAGAGGCTCCGCTCGGCCATAACGGCCCACAAGATGGCCCTCGCACTCATCTCCGCCAACTACACATTCTTCATGGGGAAGAAGCTTGTTGATCCAAAGGAACTCACCCGGGAGAACGTGGAGCGGATCAGGGCCGTCCCCAACCCCGTTCAAATCGGGCGTGTTGAAGTCCTTCCGTATCTGGCTTACTCCGGTGACGTCCTCCGTCTGCTCGCCAGGGAGAGCGTGGACGTCAGGGAGTCGTTCAAGTTCATAAAGGGCAAGCTCCGCGAGAAAGGAACGGTCCGGACCCGCGGGCTTAGGATAGAGGTCGAGTACTGGGAGAACAACCGGCTGAAGAAGACCCGCCTCGACCTGCCCGCGGACGCCGATATCGAGGCTGAACTCCGCCAGAGGTATGGGAGACGCTTCCGCTGGCGCGTGCTGAGCTTCGTCAAGACGCGTGGAGTGCTCATAAACAACCACTACACTGTGGACAACCTGGCCCTGGCCTACTCCATCCTCGACCCGGAGAACGGCGCCAGGAAGCTCGGCCTCGACCTCTTCAGATACTACTTCCTCACGTCGGAGAATGACAGGGAAAACCTCGGCCTCTACCCGGACATAAGGCTCTGCATCGACTGCCACTATTCGATATTTGACCTTCCATTCACCGAGGAGAAGGGCTTCAGAACGGGCCACGGCAGCATGCTCCTCATCCGGAAGTGCGAGATGGAAAAGGCCATGGTGGGCAGGAGGAAGGACATAGCCAACGTACCCAACCACCTCCTCGGGGGAGTGCTCCTCTACGGGATGAGTGAGTACAGCGAGGACAGGGTCGCGGAGATTCTCGGCATTCAGGCAGACGAGCTGGTTGAGGCCGTGAAGAAGTTCGTCATCTCCGGCCTGCACAGGAGGCTCTTTGCCGACACAAAGAAGTTCGAGAAGTTCCTCCCCAAGAGTGACAAGGCCAAACAGTTCCTGGCCCTCCTGCAGGGGTGA
- a CDS encoding DNA topoisomerase IV subunit A, which produces MPKSKAVRREKPRERFSYDPTKVLTRLEEYGKRILEDIKSGKNPYFDIPMRGIGNVYFDEKRRVIRMGDKLSRRYFLNVAHARKFMQTLLIMAYVKRLVSENKHASLREAYYANKHTIPGTKENTFEDQRESDPIIEDLERMMGVLREEMHLTADRRGYIYGDIVIRDGEDEFNTSKLGMGGWAVPGTVEHLQFVEVNVDYALVVETAAMADRLIEEKFPKKEKALIIATQGQASRGVRRLIHRLHYEEGLPIIVFTDGDPYGWYIYSTIKQGSINLAYLSDKLATPEAKFVGMTMDDIERYGLKNVTEKLKGIPPNKKGGPTADYKRILEEMEYPWFQNREWQRQLKMAIKMGVRIEQQALANKSLEFVAKKYLPEKINNGELLP; this is translated from the coding sequence ATGCCTAAATCCAAAGCAGTCAGGCGCGAGAAGCCCAGGGAGCGCTTCAGCTACGACCCGACTAAAGTGCTCACCAGGCTGGAGGAGTACGGGAAGAGGATCCTTGAGGACATAAAGAGCGGAAAGAACCCCTACTTTGACATCCCCATGCGCGGCATTGGCAACGTCTACTTCGACGAGAAGAGGCGCGTTATCAGGATGGGCGACAAGCTATCAAGACGCTACTTCCTCAACGTTGCCCACGCCAGGAAGTTTATGCAGACCCTCCTTATAATGGCCTATGTCAAGAGGCTTGTGAGCGAAAACAAGCACGCGAGCCTTCGTGAAGCCTACTACGCCAACAAGCACACAATCCCCGGAACAAAGGAGAACACCTTTGAGGACCAGCGCGAGAGCGACCCCATCATAGAGGACCTGGAGAGAATGATGGGCGTCCTGCGTGAGGAGATGCACCTCACGGCGGACAGGCGCGGCTACATCTACGGCGACATAGTCATTCGCGACGGCGAGGACGAGTTCAACACGAGCAAGCTCGGTATGGGTGGCTGGGCCGTCCCGGGAACCGTCGAGCACCTCCAGTTCGTTGAGGTCAACGTCGACTACGCCCTGGTCGTCGAGACCGCCGCTATGGCCGATCGTCTCATCGAGGAAAAGTTCCCGAAGAAGGAGAAGGCCCTCATCATAGCCACCCAGGGACAGGCCTCGCGCGGTGTCAGGAGGCTCATCCACAGGCTTCACTACGAGGAGGGGCTGCCCATCATAGTTTTCACCGACGGCGACCCCTACGGTTGGTACATCTACTCCACCATAAAGCAGGGCTCCATCAACCTCGCCTACCTCAGCGACAAGCTGGCAACTCCCGAGGCGAAGTTCGTTGGAATGACCATGGACGACATAGAGCGCTACGGCCTCAAGAACGTCACCGAAAAGCTCAAGGGAATCCCGCCGAACAAGAAGGGCGGCCCGACGGCCGATTACAAGAGAATCCTGGAGGAGATGGAGTACCCGTGGTTCCAGAACAGGGAGTGGCAGAGACAGCTCAAGATGGCGATCAAGATGGGTGTCAGGATAGAGCAGCAGGCCCTCGCCAACAAGAGCCTCGAGTTCGTCGCGAAGAAGTACCTCCCCGAAAAGATAAACAACGGTGAGCTGCTGCCATGA
- the top6B gene encoding DNA topoisomerase VI subunit B — MAEANQLFKEFKIQSVSEFFRRNAAMLGYTGKIRSLTTVIHEAVTNSLDACEEAGILPYVRVEIEELGREHYKVIVEDNGPGIPEKYITHVFGKMLAGTKAHRNIQSRGQQGIGISGAVMFAQITSGKATRVITSTGDDSIIEAWVKIDVDRNEGKIVKKEKHPNPKGWRGTRIELEVKNVRYVRSKQGVYWYLKLTAIANPHAHIELIEPDGKLIVFPRSSEDVPEPPMEMKPHPRGVLTDDVYRMAKKTRRSSVKRFLVGEFSRISDKKIDELVEYIAALRLIKTEDDKNVQEQLYERLMKGEVKAVLRSFRGYTKVVKQVAKLMEKPPEKLSWHEAEEIVEAFRYMKFLAPPTHGLRPIGEENIEKGLTNILKPEFVTAVTRSPKVYSGGIPFQVEVGLAYGGEIPGGFDVLRYANRVPLLFDAGSCVTTLAARSVDWRRYKVDDLDRAPLVLMINVISVHVPYTGTGKQSIANVEEIQNEIRLAIMDAARRLQTYLSGKHRRLHQAKRRRTFEKYVPEIARALSVLTGEPEDEVKSYFLSYIEGHFASKESGGAEEVSENA; from the coding sequence ATGGCCGAGGCGAATCAGCTGTTTAAGGAGTTCAAAATCCAGAGTGTCAGCGAGTTCTTCAGACGGAACGCGGCAATGCTCGGCTACACGGGCAAGATACGCTCCCTCACCACGGTGATCCATGAGGCCGTGACCAACTCACTCGATGCCTGTGAGGAGGCGGGCATACTTCCCTACGTCCGTGTTGAGATAGAGGAACTCGGAAGGGAGCACTACAAGGTCATAGTCGAGGACAACGGACCAGGAATCCCCGAGAAGTACATAACCCACGTCTTTGGTAAGATGCTGGCCGGTACGAAGGCCCACAGGAACATACAGAGCCGCGGTCAGCAGGGTATCGGTATAAGCGGCGCCGTTATGTTCGCCCAGATAACGAGCGGAAAGGCCACTAGGGTCATCACCTCCACGGGCGACGACAGCATCATCGAGGCATGGGTTAAGATAGACGTTGACAGGAACGAGGGCAAGATAGTGAAGAAGGAGAAGCACCCCAATCCCAAGGGCTGGCGCGGCACGAGGATAGAGCTGGAAGTGAAGAACGTCCGCTACGTCCGCTCCAAGCAGGGCGTCTACTGGTACCTCAAGCTCACAGCGATAGCCAACCCGCACGCCCACATAGAACTCATTGAACCGGACGGGAAACTCATAGTATTCCCGCGTTCCAGTGAGGACGTTCCCGAGCCCCCGATGGAGATGAAGCCCCATCCGCGCGGCGTCCTCACCGATGACGTTTACAGGATGGCCAAGAAGACGAGGAGAAGTTCCGTCAAGCGCTTCCTCGTCGGGGAGTTCTCAAGGATAAGCGACAAGAAAATCGACGAGCTCGTTGAGTACATCGCGGCGCTGAGGCTCATAAAGACGGAGGACGACAAGAACGTCCAGGAACAGCTCTACGAGAGGCTCATGAAGGGCGAGGTAAAGGCAGTCCTCCGCTCCTTCAGGGGCTACACCAAGGTCGTAAAGCAGGTTGCGAAGCTCATGGAGAAGCCGCCCGAGAAGCTGAGCTGGCACGAGGCTGAGGAGATAGTCGAAGCCTTCAGGTACATGAAGTTCCTGGCCCCGCCGACCCACGGCCTCAGGCCCATAGGCGAGGAGAACATAGAGAAGGGCCTCACCAACATCCTCAAGCCGGAGTTCGTCACCGCGGTCACCAGGTCGCCAAAGGTCTACTCCGGAGGTATCCCGTTCCAGGTCGAGGTCGGCCTCGCTTACGGCGGTGAGATTCCCGGTGGGTTCGATGTGCTCCGCTACGCCAACCGCGTGCCGCTGCTCTTCGATGCAGGTTCCTGTGTGACGACGCTGGCGGCGCGCTCCGTTGATTGGAGGCGCTACAAGGTTGATGACCTCGACCGCGCCCCACTCGTGCTCATGATAAACGTCATCAGCGTCCACGTCCCCTACACCGGCACCGGGAAGCAGAGCATAGCAAACGTAGAGGAGATTCAGAACGAGATAAGGCTGGCGATAATGGACGCGGCAAGGAGGCTCCAGACCTACCTCAGCGGAAAACACCGCAGGCTCCACCAGGCCAAGAGGAGGAGGACCTTTGAGAAATACGTGCCCGAGATAGCGAGGGCACTGAGCGTACTCACCGGGGAGCCCGAGGATGAGGTTAAGAGCTACTTCCTGTCATATATAGAGGGCCATTTCGCGTCCAAGGAGTCAGGTGGAGCGGAGGAGGTGAGCGAGAATGCCTAA
- a CDS encoding KH domain-containing protein, whose protein sequence is MDEFERLLRKYERIDKDGRPTRGGRDEEITYAAEGEQEEFIRIPRDRVAVVIGRKGQTKREIEERTKTKIEVDSETGEVFITSTEETEDPLAVWKARDVVMAIGRGFSPERAFRLFNEGEVLEVVNLTDVIIGNDKNALPRVRGRIIGRRGRTREIIEEMSGADVSVYGKTVAIIGNPIQVEVAKTAIEKLARGSPHGVVYKYLERRKKDLELESTTYYEALEGEPGDFGENYEGPDEDYDDEDFWED, encoded by the coding sequence ATGGACGAGTTTGAGAGACTGCTGAGGAAGTATGAGCGGATAGACAAGGATGGCCGGCCCACCCGGGGCGGTCGCGATGAGGAGATCACCTACGCCGCGGAGGGCGAGCAGGAGGAGTTCATAAGAATCCCCCGCGACAGGGTTGCCGTCGTCATAGGCAGAAAGGGGCAGACCAAGAGGGAGATAGAGGAGAGGACCAAGACCAAGATAGAGGTGGACAGCGAGACCGGCGAGGTCTTCATAACCTCCACGGAGGAAACGGAAGACCCCCTGGCCGTATGGAAGGCACGGGATGTTGTGATGGCCATAGGAAGGGGATTCTCCCCGGAAAGAGCATTCAGGCTCTTCAACGAGGGGGAGGTTCTTGAGGTAGTCAACCTTACCGATGTAATAATCGGCAACGATAAAAACGCCCTTCCCCGCGTCAGGGGAAGGATAATTGGAAGGAGAGGAAGGACGCGCGAGATAATCGAGGAGATGAGCGGGGCTGATGTTAGCGTCTACGGAAAAACCGTCGCGATAATCGGCAACCCGATTCAGGTCGAGGTTGCCAAGACCGCCATAGAGAAGCTCGCCAGGGGCTCCCCGCACGGTGTCGTTTACAAGTACCTCGAGCGCAGAAAGAAGGACCTTGAACTTGAGAGCACGACCTACTACGAGGCCCTTGAAGGGGAGCCGGGCGATTTCGGGGAGAACTACGAGGGCCCCGATGAGGATTACGATGACGAAGACTTTTGGGAGGACTGA